The segment GTAACTGTGCAAAACGAAACGAGACTTATGTCACATTAATATATTACAAAGATTATTTTACATAAATCACAGTTgattcaaatacaattttaaaaaatgtaacatgGGTCAAAGCAGGAAAAGATTTGTGAGCATGAAAAATAGTCCAGGAGGAAATGTTAATTGTGTATTGAAGTATTCTTAATTCAAATAAGGCCAGGGATTGCAAATGCTTTGTTGCTCTGCTTCTTCGTCGACGATTTGACGACATAATTAGCGATTTTCCATGTTGTTGCACATTGGTAACTCTTCTCAGCGTTTGAGTCGCCCTCTcttgcctgtttgtttttgatacGCCATGTTATGCATAGTTTTCTTAAAATATGCATTGATAGCTTTACGACAGGGAACTGTCTTTTCTGTATTAATGTCTATTTAGGTTGAAATCTGTCTTGATGGGAAGGCGATGCTCAAgaattcaatatttttataatGGATCATTTCCCTCAGATGCATTTAAACAATAGTAACTAGCCTGTTTGGAAAAGGTGAGGAATAGAAAGTAGAGATATTTGTGTTGCAGCTAAATGTAGCAGCTAAATTAAAAAGTCACCAAAAAAATTTaatacagatacatttttttaaaaatcgaCTCTAGTGGAACAAAAGTATTTGTTCTTTGTTACTTCCCAACTCTGCTAACAACCTCATTCaataacaaaaccaaaaagaatAGAAACTTTAGTCTCATACTTTAAAATCCACCTATTGATTtagatgagaaaaaaacacaccaaacagACACTGGGTTAAATATTTTTGATGAAATGGGAAATTGTTTTACAAAGTAGAGATGAAAACTATGACTGAGAATGTAACCTTGTACACAACAGCCCTTTTGGTGAGGAAAAATCTCTCTTatgcaatttaaataaaaaaacaatgacaatctGAATTAAACGCTTGTTTCTGCAATCGATTACACATTGGACGAGAAAAGTAGAGAGAACAGCAAAGTTGAAAatagagaaggagaagaggccAGAAAAATCAAAGTTGTTGTTGTGGCACGGAGCTTTCACCATCTGGGTCGGGCCAAGCTGCGTTGAGCTGAGCTGGGCAGTGCCGTGCCAGGCTATCTGCCAGACACAGAGCTGGCAGACACAAGAAAACTAATCTGGAGCGGAACTACTGCTGCGCCTCAGGAGCCCACTAATGACAGTggcagcaccacaccacaccagCACATACAAAGATAATGAGCGAGAGAATGGAGGGACTACACACAGGCAGACTCGCACACGTCCAATAATCCACCCCAGTCTGACTAACTTtctagaacacacacacaaacaaaaacaagaatgtGAGAGCACAAGTTCCCCCCCACCTGCACTCAAACAACAgcccacacaaaaacactccAATAAAGCAagtagtacacacacactcccaccaAAGCTGACCATAAAGTGTGTTCCTCCAGGCCATATCTTTTTATGATGGTGGCCCCGCTCCCCAAGCTGATGAGTTTCTCTGCATccgtttgaaaaaaaaaaaaaaatcatcccccattttaaaaagaaaaatcaaagtTCAAAGTGGAGTCTTATTGAAGGAACAGTTGGCGGAACACTTCATAAGAAAACACTTTGGATGCTAGGAGACTTCAATCAGGCTGTGGAAatgaaacagagggaaagagaagagagcGGGGGACGACTTTGAATTGACGACCAGACAGCGGCAGTGAATTGCAATGCAGCGGCTTTCATAAACATtgggaaaatgtgagaaaacactTTGATTGAACCCGCCGTCGAACTCGGGCTCCTCTACCGCTGCACAGATAATGTCCATGGAAGTGGGTCTATATGGAAAGCTTAAGGACATCACAAGGACATCACACCATGTAAACCAGTGCTGGGAGGTCTATTTATGCAGCATGAATAAGGGTATTGAAGAGGAGATACTGAACACGTTTATACGGCTACACCTCACTTCAATCTAAGATAGAGGGTTGTTGTGTCGAGTCGCAAAATGTATGCAGCTCATATTTTACCAGAGTCGcataaaacaacatttccaTGTGATTATTCAAACCCAAACAAAGTTCATACTAGtcacaaatacagtataatatGCTGGATACAAAGTCCAAATACCAAGTGGGTATGGTAGGGTAGGATGGTATGGTAGGATAAAGTCTATAGTACCAACAGGACTGCAGCATCATAGCAAGCTAACACCGTAAATAAAGGTAAcgtgtgttaatgtgttgacAGGTCCCTGGACAGCGAAAGCTAGGTAATCTGAACCGAGTGGAGGAACACTGATAAGATTGCACCTCCCTGCCCGTCGCTACACTAAACATGCTTCCTCCATAGCCTTGGATGTCAGCCAATGGGGCCAAGCACTCGGCAAGCCCCTACTTTACATCTGAGCTGCAAAGTGCCAACAATGAGTTactcctccccctgctccaAAAATACTCGGAATCAAGGGCTCGGGTTGAAGAGGCTTCAGACGGGGCCTGTCAAAATGATTCACTTCCCTGTCAGGCTGAGGctcaaatgaaataatgaaatccACTTCAAGGTGGAACAAATTTGCACAGGAGGGGGGAATATTTTAAAGCCTGTTTTAGCACAGTGTGCCAAACAGATTGAGCCCGAGCAGGAGTGTGAGGGGAAACGGGAGGAGACTGATgggtatgaatgtgtgtgtaaggagGCAATGACGGGGAATTAATGGAAGACGACAGTTTACATAACTGCTTCTATACGACTGAATCGGGAGAAAAGACACGAGAGCAAGTCACAcaataaagcaataaataacCCCACATGTCAGCTCACAATTattttgaaaacggctttaaaATTCCAAGAGCCAACGTACAGAAAACCATTCTCATCAGAGACATTCTCAGCCGTCTTCATTGTTATGATCACAACTAAAATGTAATGCGAGTTGTCACAAACTAAGTGGTGTCGGGAAGAATGGAGAGACATGACATTTGTAtaaattattgtgtgtgtgtatagaatATGTCAGCTGCAAGTTGACATATTCCATGCACAAGCCAACAATTCACAAAGCCAAAAATCCACACAATTCGTAGTGAAAGGTGTGCCAACACCAACTCCTTTCAATTATTTTATGAGAGACttaatgcattatgtattatttatttcacaataagCTGACAATAGTTCCACCGTGATTTGATTGTATTCATTTAAGCAGTGTCAGTCAACAAAAGAAGACAGCCATTCCAAAAATGTATCTTCAAAACTAAACTTCAGCTTCAAatggcagcagctcagtgaatctttatattttcaaaaacgTCCCTGTTATTTAGCTCAGTATACTGGAAGCCTCACAAAAAAAAGTTCTTAATTCAAAAAGGTTAAACCCAAGGCATCTACCATGCATCTTATCTGTGCGAACACTAGTCAGAAGGTAGAGCTTCGATGGGAAGAAACAGATTAGAACTgggtttaatttgttttgaacACCTGCAATAAATAGAGTGCACCTTGCACAGCTCACAGCTTTAAACACATAACTCATTCCTGCAATAAGGTAAGATACACAACACTCAAAGTTGATATCAAGGAATATTAGAGGTTTAATTTGCTGAAGAAATAAAAGTGCTAAGAATTCTCCAGAGGCAATCTTCTAATGTACgttgaaaacaaaaagcaaacgTGAAGGAACCAGATTTCCAAATCGTAAATGTCATCCAGCCGAAACCTGGGAGGTTATAAAGGGATTTCACGCTGGCAATCCTCTATCACAACATGTAGAGCTTTTCAATGACATACCCTAACAGGGCTTTTATTCCCCTCTCTATCGCCTCAGGATTCCCTCCAATTATTTCAACGCAATAAATTGCATTAGCCGTAGCATCTGCTGTGCCTTGTTCTGGATACAGCTCGGAGAATGGGGCACAGCGCTAGGAACGCCACCTTGACTTCTGCCCATGCCAACATGCCTTGAAGTACAAAAGGCAACCTTCCTTTGTGAAACTCAATTTTCAGTCCTGTGTGCCAGTCGGTTCCAAATGTCAGCTGAACACCCCAAATATCAAGGGTGCCTTTTCCCTCTCATCCTAGATGGCTCGGGGCTAAAGTATAGCCCTACATTCTTTATATCCCTGACAACCCTGAATCTTGGTTAGATAAGATAAGCTGGGGCGTAATGGAATTAGACTTGACAAGACTCATTCAGTGTGTTTGCCTTTGGTGTCTCCTTAACCTTTCAGAGAAGTGCCGGACCCCGCTGCCTGAGAAGAGCCTTCATGACTCTTGCATGCACTTTAAAAGACTACGTTATCCCCCGGAGGTGTTTGGATCCCAACACTTTTTCCTCTCAAATACCTTTTTAATGGAGTTTAGAAGTTTGGCGTAAATGCCAAGTCTCCGAGCCAAAGTGCCCTTAATTGAGTTGTGCTTTCCTCATTTTCCCTGCCGCCATTGCCAATCGTGCAATTTACCAGCCATGTCAATTACTCTTCAtattttgctgtgtttttaacCTTAATTGACTGCTGGCCATGATATGGTGAGCGGAATTGTTATGAAGACAGTATGATTTTTATTGCATACCCACAACCTACTATCACTACAGCTCTTGTGTTAATTTCTTGCTAGATCATCAATAAATTGGTGAtcactttcatttcactttgtaAGGAGGAACTGAAAAAATGTTCTTCAGTTAAAATTCAACAATCACAGAGAGATACAAAACCATATGATGAAATGAAACGCTGTCATCCTCTCAGGAAATATCAAAATTCGTCTCTGGATGACGATGAGTTGATTTAGAAGGTTTGGGTTATGTCTCCAACCATGAAATTGATTCTGTACACAACAACAGATAAGCTACAACCACTCACAAAAGACAACTGCAGAAGCATCAAATAATTTAAATGCATCTGCTCCTTTTCTCTGCCTTTTGTGTCAGATTGAATAGTCTCAGCCCAAGACTGTACGTAGCTTTACCTAAGacaacactgccccctgcagACTACCCTATGGCATAGCTCATACAGCACTAGAGCCATGTAGCcagcaataaaacatttgtggAACTTTAAGAACATCTTACAAGGATATCCACCCATGTGTTACAGAGCGCTGGCAGCAGGCTTTTATATACATGATCTTTTCAGTTCCTCTTTTTAGGGTGAAGTTATGCTAAAGGGGGAAATTGCCTGGAGTGTGCTCTGTGTTACACCTTGTTGCACCTTCAcacatttttgtgtcattttgttctgattcaacattttcttttcttgcaggttttttttaatattatttaataatggCAGTGCAGAACCTCAAATGGTGTACCTTCattataatttcaaaataaatatgaagtGTATCAGCGTAGTGACAGGTGTATACCTctgtaaactttattttattgactaTTTTTATTCTATCTTGTGCTTTCTTTTGCCgttttgtcttcctctttttgACTAAATACTGCTGTGACAATTTAAAGTCCCtggtgtgggatcaataaagtttatcttgTCTTTTATATTATCAGGTAGTTTTATCAAACATTATAAAAGCATCTTCCATAACGATCGAACCATCACGTCCTGGAATTCTCAAGGGATCTCTGGTCTCCTCAGTGGACCACAGCTTAGATTAGTCAGTGGTAAAGACACTACAGTTTGCTGAATAACAATCAACGCACCAGACTATTCAATTAGATTACTCAAACAAAATAAGTGTTTTCAACCCCTGTGGATCAACAGAACTGCATTAGTTCACTGCTCTACTTTGAACCAGTCTGCAACTTTCAATAGCACATCGAGGTAGTattgtttcaataaaaaaactatacaaATACTAAGAATCATCTCACCCATCACTGccaattttgtttgtttgtttagttattTTAGAAGGAtactctccctctcctctgcaaTGACCACGTTCTGTTGCTCCAGTTGTTGGATTTTCTGTTCAAAATGTTCCTGCTCATCTTTCAGACGCTTCACTGACTCTTCTTTCTCCTCGCTCACTCTGGAGAACAGGGAATAAACAAATAGTCTTTAAGGACACTGCagtgcaaaataaaacaatcaggGGTCACTTTAAATTGTTCTATTATACATCTTTATCAACCTCAACACTATCTCAGAGTTTAGTGCAGTAAACTGTTGGCTACCTGGCTAGTTCTTCAATGAGGTTTGCAATTCGACGCTTATCTTCAGAACAGAGGTCCTTCAGGCAGACCTGGCTGCTTCCTCTGCTGGGCCCAGAAATAACCTGTGTAAGAAGACATTAACAGGAACTAATTATGaaattcattcaaatatttgatcCTACAtacacagaggacagaggggaaaaaagcctACACAACACAAAGGATTACCTGTGGTGGGGGGAGAAAAGCATCAGATGCCAGGGATGGTGTGTGCTCTGTTGacacagcagcactttgttggAATGACACGTTTTCCTTAGTATAAACCCCAGAGCGATCGCTTTGTAAGTAGCCCGGTTTTTTGCCACCTCTCTTGCAACCAGAGCTACGTCTGGCTGCAACCCGCATCTTTGTGGCCCCTCTACTGAATGAGCCGGTGCTGTCTGGTCCCAGGTTGAAGGGGGTCCGAGGGATCACTTCTCCATCCAGTCCTGAGACAGTTGATGGGCAAAGAGAAGTAGAGGATCCCATGAGATAAAAATACATGCAAATATTCCAAAAGTGTTGAAACAATGTTATTGAGACTCACCAGGAACAAAAGCCAATGGATGCTCGTCATCTGACACTAAAGAAGACAAGACACTTATATTAACATTTAGTCCACTTTAATGAAACTTGGCCATGCATGTGCTTTCTCGCCCTAACTGTCAGATGGATCGTTTCCTAGTCTAATACTCAGATAACTCATCTTCTTGTCCAGTCACataggaagaaaacaaacactagCTAACACACTACTACACGTGGCCTTTGCGTTCCAGCTCAGCAGCATGATGAATTCTCCGGTTAATGACATGAGTGAATACTATTACCACCGAGTTTCGATATAACATATTGATGTGACTTTAAAAGTGTAACAATAACTTAACTTAACTCCGCGTAGCTAACGAGCTCTCACTTCCtcagaaataacaacaaacgCGCATTGACACGGAAGTTATATCCGCGAGACTAAGTTTTTCCTCTCCTCGTGACATATGTACGAATGTGCACTAGGTCAGAAAGTTAATGTAGTTAAGTAAAAGTTGATATACCGTCACTCATCCAAAATATTCCCGAACTTGCACCTCTTGTTGCTCCTGCCGCCATGTTGAATCAACCGCCACCACTCCCTGAGAGCCAAGCGCGTTGCTAAGGACTCCCGGCCCCGCCTCTCCTGCTTCAACCTAAGAGCCAATTGGTTCTGCTGCAAAAAGGCGACTTTCTATTGGCTTAGACACCTATCAGTTATGTGTCAAACCTGACTTTTTCCCCCACCCGAGGCGCGTAAAGACCCGCCCCTGTGctgactctgattggctgttacGATAGTGAGGCTGGTGATTGGTTAAAATTGGGGAAGAATATCAGGataagccaatcagaggcacTTTGAGGGCGGGTCTGCTCCTGCTTGGGGAAGGGGAAAGTAAAGCGTTGCCAGCTGATGGAGCAGCAGCGAGGTGACCGACCCGGAGCGGATATCCTCACTTATATCCCCAGTGGCTGCCCACACCGTTCTCCTCATggaagaaggaaaaggaaacCTGGCGTTTAAAGGTGTCGCCGAGAGACTGACGCTCGGCATCACTCGAATACTCGGTGTGTATCCCCTGCTCGTGTCAACACGAGCTAGCTAACACGTTggatgtgtgttgatgtgtgttgatgtgcaCTCATTATCTCACTGATCTGTCCGTGTTGTGTCAGAGAACATGCCTGGTGTCGTGGACGTGCGGTTCGCCGAGAGGGAGcctgcagagaagaggagcCTGTTGTCATGGGAACAGGTGACAAACGAAGGGACATCTCAAACATCCCTTTTCGTGGTGTGGTGTGAACGTGGTTAAACATTGGTGGAACATTGTGCTCTACATCTCCACCTTTCAGAAAAACACCTGTATTTTGCCAGAAGACCTGAGAGATTTCTATCTGACAACCGATGGATTTACTCTGACCTGGAGTGTTAAACTAGACAGTAGGGGATTTCATTAttagtttcatttttttcatattctatCTCACAATTCAAATTATAGCCTATTATTTATCCCTAAATCGCTCTCtatccttctgtgtgtgttccagatgAGTGTGTTCCCTTAGGATGCATGATGGTCAACAGTGTGGCCCGGCTGGGCCCACTCCTCCAGCCAGTGTCCCTATTCTCCCTTCCCAGCGCCCCCTCCCTGGCAGACCTGGACTGGGAGGAAAGCGACGCTCAACTTGGTAAAGCTCACCTGTCAGAATGCTGATGTGGGCTTAACACGACAATTACAGCGTGTCACTTTCGATTAAGTCTGTTTACATGTGCCCACTTGTGCAGAAAGCAGGCTAATGAATGGAATTTTGATTGGAGAGTAAATAGTTATTTAAGATTCATTAATGCTGCCCGCCAGGGTCGGAGCGAGCGCCTGCTGTGCCCCATTTTGATTCCCGGAGCCGCATCTTTGAGCTGGATTCCTGTGGGGGGAATGGCAAGGTGTGCTTGGTCTACAAAAACTGCACCGCAGGTCTGTTGTTTATTGCATCTTTCCCTCTCAACATCAATATATTACCTCATGTTAAATAATTGTGCATGatagttgtttttctttgtgttttccaggtgtAGTAGCCCAGCAGAGTGAAATCTGGTTCCTCGATTGCTCACTGTGTTGGCATTTTCTCACCGCAACCTTCACCTCTTACTACCGACTGATGATAACCCACCTGGGCCTGCCTGAGTGGCAGTATACCTTCACTCCGTATGGCCCCAGCCCCCAGGCCAAGGTAGCAAAAGGCCCAAATCACTCTTACAAGACAATCAGCCCTCTGCATGAACCAGTcaaatgaagtgaaatgaagaaGATAGTGAAGTGGCACATGAGAGCGGTGTGAAGGAATCTGTGGCATTCACCAATTTTCAGTTTCGTAGAATTTCCTCTTAGATGTGATCAAAATTCAGGAGTGGTCTAGATCAGTTGTGGAATTCATGAACAGATAGACTGCCTGACTTCAcagggaggaaacacacacacatgacttaACAATCACAATCTTAATGTGAATGAATTCACCATCATCAATATCACAACTTGCCAATTTACAGAGAGGATTTATTAAGACTTTATTATTCTCATCTGCAAATTTAGTCACAGCAGCCTCTTCATTTCCGTAGTTGTAGGAAGATCACCTCACTCCTGTCGGTGCCTCTGGGTCTTTATCCAGGTCACTGCTCAGTATCATAATCTGTTGCACGCAACACGGTCGCAGCATCTACTGCAGGCTGCAATATGTCTTAATATATCTAACTTCTCAGTGATTGTCATTCCAACCACCTTGCATATTACCCTTCAGAATATCACATAGCCTCAACCATTccctctttatttctgtcacatCACTGATGGATGCGCCATTAACATTCTTTGATTATCTTATAATATGGTCGTATTCATCTGTCTAAAAGGAGGGATATATTATAGGTTTGTGCGATTATATAACTTTGGTGAATCTTCCTTAAAACACTGGTCTGAATAAGGAAAGGATTTTTAGGACATTAAAAAATGTTCCTGCCTAATGTGCAAATGTTCAGCTCACTGTGCTGTGGATTAAAACCTTCAAATTTCCCTCTTTTGGATTTTCTAGGCTTTCAGAATTTACCCATTCATGTGTATTCAGAATGTTCTTCATTGTGTTGTAGGCATTTCAGTATCATTAATAACACTTGGAGTCATTGCAggtgtataaaatacattttattcagtttttccctttccagtcta is part of the Hippoglossus hippoglossus isolate fHipHip1 chromosome 5, fHipHip1.pri, whole genome shotgun sequence genome and harbors:
- the tpgs2 gene encoding tubulin polyglutamylase complex subunit 2, with the translated sequence MEEGKGNLAFKGVAERLTLGITRILENMPGVVDVRFAEREPAEKRSLLSWEQKNTCILPEDLRDFYLTTDGFTLTWSVKLDNECVPLGCMMVNSVARLGPLLQPVSLFSLPSAPSLADLDWEESDAQLGSERAPAVPHFDSRSRIFELDSCGGNGKVCLVYKNCTAGVVAQQSEIWFLDCSLCWHFLTATFTSYYRLMITHLGLPEWQYTFTPYGPSPQAKQWASLYQPLTFSSEHSVADAAGDSYLNKLDPTKAFKGKAKAPAPKKKPPSQCSSGNAAKSQGSTGRLSGTKR